The Nitrospira sp. KM1 genome includes a window with the following:
- the flgK gene encoding flagellar hook-associated protein FlgK gives MSLSGLFDIARSALTTSQTALTVTGHNVANLNTPGFSRQEAVVTERPPLNGQPGMMGTGVQALSIRRFADQFVNRQLTTSEQNLGRLSVARDELFRLQNLLADSNDEGLAARLNDFFQGLQDVSTNPNELTARSVLLANAAQLAGSLNQASSQLETSRQSLNFQVKQTVTEINSLAKQIAELNDKIVAAEVTGQNANDLRDQRDLAVNELAQRIDVTTIESGSGALSVFVARGQVVVESGGARELSAFENPSNDGMLSVGYSTGGTKALSIDALVSNGRLRSLLDIRDGTVRDLQRSVDRLATTLVNEVNQVHRQGFGLDGSTGNNLFGPITVTTASASDNTGSSTIGSGVVTANGLLTQHDYEIRFSSPTAYSIVDATTGSLIRGNYSGAQIPAPTAAAPVAIVTGSNDTLTVTVDGTTSGTITLAGAALPGIAYASGAALAQEVQSKINGDSALQAAGKTVSVVFDTTANRLVLTSNSTTSTSAVDVIGGTARAALGLSTGTATAASGTYSGPRDFSFDGISVTVTGAPAAGDVLEANSYHDGAKTISVSLSDPSAVAAASNRAGIPGDNANALALVALQHRQYAALDEGTFNDAYRSMASGLGVQAQSADRDRQAQEVLRDQIQTFRAEVSGVSLDEELVNLIKYQRSFEAASRLIKVTDELFQTLLSLKP, from the coding sequence GATGGGAACCGGCGTCCAGGCGTTGAGCATCCGGCGTTTTGCCGATCAGTTCGTCAACAGGCAATTGACGACGTCCGAGCAGAACCTCGGTCGTCTCTCCGTGGCTCGGGATGAGTTGTTCAGGCTGCAGAATCTCCTGGCCGATAGCAACGATGAGGGCCTGGCTGCGCGCCTCAACGATTTCTTTCAAGGGCTTCAGGATGTTTCGACGAATCCCAACGAACTCACGGCGCGTTCCGTGCTGTTGGCCAATGCGGCGCAGTTGGCCGGCAGCCTGAACCAGGCGTCCTCTCAACTTGAGACCTCTCGTCAGTCGCTGAACTTCCAGGTCAAACAGACCGTCACGGAAATCAACAGTCTGGCCAAACAGATAGCGGAACTGAACGACAAGATCGTCGCAGCAGAGGTTACGGGCCAGAATGCCAACGATCTTCGGGATCAGCGCGATTTGGCGGTGAACGAACTGGCGCAGCGCATTGACGTCACGACCATCGAGTCCGGTTCTGGCGCCTTGTCCGTATTTGTTGCGCGAGGCCAGGTGGTGGTTGAGAGCGGGGGTGCGCGTGAATTGTCCGCGTTCGAAAATCCCTCGAATGACGGCATGCTCTCCGTCGGATACTCCACCGGTGGGACGAAAGCCTTAAGCATCGATGCGCTGGTGTCGAACGGCCGCCTTCGCAGCCTCCTTGATATCCGCGATGGTACCGTTCGCGATCTCCAGCGATCCGTGGATCGTTTGGCGACCACGTTAGTCAACGAAGTCAATCAGGTGCATCGTCAGGGATTCGGGCTGGATGGGTCGACGGGCAACAACCTCTTTGGTCCGATCACCGTCACCACGGCATCCGCCAGCGACAATACGGGATCGTCCACCATAGGCTCGGGGGTCGTGACGGCGAATGGCCTGCTCACACAGCACGATTATGAAATCCGCTTTTCGTCTCCTACTGCCTATTCGATCGTTGATGCCACGACCGGTTCACTCATCCGAGGAAACTATTCGGGCGCGCAGATCCCGGCTCCAACTGCAGCCGCTCCCGTTGCCATCGTGACGGGCTCCAACGATACGCTCACGGTGACAGTTGACGGGACCACATCGGGAACGATTACGCTTGCCGGAGCGGCATTGCCAGGGATCGCGTATGCCTCCGGGGCCGCGCTTGCGCAAGAAGTGCAATCGAAAATCAACGGGGATTCGGCGTTGCAGGCCGCCGGAAAGACGGTATCGGTCGTGTTCGATACGACGGCCAACCGGCTTGTCCTGACTTCGAATTCGACGACGTCGACATCGGCTGTCGATGTGATCGGAGGAACAGCCAGAGCAGCTCTCGGATTGTCGACAGGGACCGCGACGGCGGCGTCGGGAACGTACAGCGGGCCAAGGGACTTCTCATTCGACGGAATCTCGGTGACTGTGACGGGGGCGCCAGCGGCCGGAGACGTCTTGGAGGCCAACTCGTATCATGACGGAGCGAAGACGATATCAGTCTCACTGTCCGACCCTTCGGCGGTGGCGGCTGCCTCCAACCGAGCCGGCATTCCCGGAGACAATGCCAATGCACTCGCTCTCGTCGCGCTTCAGCACCGTCAATATGCGGCGCTGGACGAAGGGACCTTTAACGACGCGTACCGAAGCATGGCGTCTGGTCTCGGCGTGCAGGCACAAAGTGCGGATCGCGACCGGCAGGCCCAGGAAGTCTTGCGCGACCAGATTCAGACCTTCCGCGCCGAAGTATCGGGAGTGTCCTTGGATGAGGAATTGGTCAACCTGATTAAATACCAGCGCAGTTTTGAAGCGGCATCCCGCCTGATCAAGGTGACGGACGAGTTGTTTCAGACGCTGCTGTCATTGAAGCCATAA